In the genome of Arabidopsis thaliana chromosome 4, partial sequence, the window AgtcttataatataataaaaaacgatttttttttctggtatAGAGACTTTTGAACTGGTCAACTACAAATTGAATACGAAAGCAGGAAGAAaggtaaaaagaaagatgaatcAAATCCGTTGATCAAAAACAAGGCGACCCATTTTTATAGGAGTAGAGAAATTTTGACCATTGTAGTCGGTAAACAAATTACAAAGCCAggtagagatagagagagagaggaaaccATTAAAGGTCTTAGCTATGTGCGGAAATGGTGGTTTTGGTCACTGCTTTGTAGATTATTTGACAGTAACGACGACTAGTACAAGTACTTGCAGAGAAAGATCGATATTTTTCTAGaattgatatttgtttattggttttctattttgttaccttttattgattttttccaACTGTTGGGCTTGGTTATCAAGTCAAGGTCAAGCCATGCATTAATACGGTCCGACCGATAACCGAAATAACCGATCCGGTTTATTATTTCTCAGAATTTTGAAACCATGAACCTTTACATGATCAAAGGATACAGGTACTTATTGTTACAATGCAtttcaaaggaaaacaaaacacaaacaacacaTAAACATCACTAATTCAGAATTTTAAAACCATGCACCTTAACATCAGAAGGGTCActtattaattattacaatGCATTTTCAAACCAAACCTCGGAATAATCTTTGAGTTTCTCCTTCATGATCATGTCGATTTTGCTACCCATTTCCGGAGTTAGATGATTCTTCCAGTCACCAACTATCCCTTTGCGGAAATGGTTCTTGTACTCTATGCCATTGATTGACTTTCCGGTCTTGTTAACCTCCAAACTGCTCAGGTTAGGCAGAGAACACATCTCCAAGATCTTATTTAGAGATCcgttcttttcttcttccttagaaAATGGACAACCCAAAAACTCTGCGAGTTTCTTGAGCTGACCATGAGGATCTGTTTTTATCTCATCATACCTCATGAAAAGCACTTGCTTTGGCTTTTCCAAGCTAGCTTTCCAGTAACTCAGGATATGATCCCAAAACGGACCAAACAAGCAGACTCCGCTGCAAAAGGACTCAAACATAGACTCAAGAATGGTTCTGTCCTCTTCTTTATTCAGACTCCTGCAAACGATATGCCAACGTGACACCAGCGAATCTTTCGCGTCCCTGCAGATGTAAACCACCTTGCAAGGAGAGTCCTTGACAGCTACTTGCAGCGTGTGGAAAGGCGTGTGAGTAGAGAACAACcttggagatgatgatgagagcTAGGTCAAGTCCGGTGTTTGGGTATCCCGGTAAAGATTCATCTCAAGGACAGGTACGAGGTTGTGAGGATTGTTGGATAGAAGAGGATGGCTCATAGGATCATCATGAGAAGGGTTCTTTGTTCTCTCAAAAAGCGCGACAGTGAGTGCCTTGAGCCACAGGGTGCCGGATTTTGGGTACGATGCGACGATAATATCAGTGTCTTGAGGCTTAAAACCTCTCTGGAAATTGAGAACACCTTGGAGAAAGTTGTAGTAATACCAAGAGCCTTGGTACTTGCAGAGGTTTCGACCGAGGTACCCTTTCTctgaagaaagtgaagagatTAGAGTCTTTGTTTCTTCCGTTAAGTCTTCGTCTCTCAAGTTCATCCActtctccatttttcttttgtttttacttttagcGACTTATTTTGAATGCTGTGTTTGCTTCAAACCCCTAGTATCactatttatattaaaatgttaaaatatatgatccaATAAAACGTTTACAcatcacttttaaaaatatttattttattttattacgAACATGTATCTCAAAAATCGAGAGGCAATAGTGAcgtacaaaaacaaaaagagagataacGTGGTAGGGGattatgaaattatgaatCAGAAATTATAGTGCATGTATTTTTATACTAGAAGTGtaatacatacaaaaaaaagttcttttaCTCGTGAAAAGTATGTCTTCCTATAACTAGCATACGATAACTATAaacttgatatttttaaaagtaaaaattctGTCTTCTTTGTCTATGAGATAATAGGACATTAAAATCCAAAGATTCCAAAATTATCTTTTCTGCTGCCAAGGATTCCATTCACTTTCCAACTGGTATCTACCATCgatttttatctatttgtACCTCAGCCTGCCCGAATGGTCATTTGATGATTCAATAATATACAATGTCCTGACCTATACATATCACTTAGGGCATCACTTATTCACTTTAATCGAGAGTGTTTATATTGGAAACGTACATGACATCGCAATGTCagcattaattatttaaatattttaatatattccTATCGCAAGATAATGTCTAAGTTAGATTATAGGTTCAACATTCTgcaactttcatatattttttttttaagctgGTTAACAGGTTAGTTTAAGTGTTTGACGTAACCATAAGAGAATTGATTCATTTTAGCTTGTGTGTAATAGTTGGCGGGAAGGGTAATTTTGTTGGCATACTCTTCTCTGCTATTTAACCAGGGCTTGAATAACAAATATGGATGTGACATTGACACAGTTCATAAgcaaatatacaaaattgaGGGAGCAAATTTACGTaacattttgtaaaatttacgtgtatatataatttatcattAGCTTACAATTTTTATACTCGTAGAATTGCACAACACCATAATTAATGCATAAAATCTCCATTTATAATTCAAACCATCATTTAGAAATTAAGAGATGACCATATGTAACATGTTAGGGTAGATGTGATTATGGTGctaaactaaagaagaagactagaTTGTTGGAACGAAATTAGAACTCACGGAACACGTTGGCATGTCCAGGAGAATAGTTATTTACATGACATCATTGATAGCATAAAAAACATGGATAAAGTTAATAACGTTCAAATGGTCACCATAATTACAACAATTTCCTTTAAAGCATTCACAACAATTTCTGATCTAGAATGGTTATATCTACTCGAATTtgaatggaaaaaaaataaaaataaaaataagataaaagaGTCAACCTTATGTCCAATTCaagataattgttaaaaaaacaatccaaaatTCGATTTCAGTCGTTCataatttatattcaattgGGATTTGGGATCAAGATAAAAGAGTCAACCTTATGTTTTTATGAGAGGCTAGAGAAAAAATAGATTATgattaataaatttgatagaagaaacagagtaaaacgTTATCCACAGGCCACAGCTTGCACGTAAGTAATACCTATACATTATCGTTTATTCGttatccttttttctcttactaAACCGTATCTCTTCGCTTATCTACATGTGTAATCCTCTACCtccctctatatatatacaaaacacaacttttatcaaaaaaaaaaaaaaaaactagaacaGAACACAAACATCTCGACAAGAActctctgttctttcttatcaaaaaaaaaaagaactctcTGTTCTGTTCTTATTGATCAAGAAACCTTTTCTTGTCCTTTTGGTTAAGACttcaaaagaaagatcaaatcaGAATCTAAACATAattgacaaaagaagaagagatgaacaTTCGCGATGGTAATCTTATTTCgactacaaaagaagaagagggtgTTATTGGAGTTTCAGGATCCTCTGCAAAagtttcatcttcatcttctatcTCTATGTGTTCATCTGATTTAACAGaggatgcttcttcttcttcttcttcttcttcttcttcttcaaatggGCCTTTCGACGATCTTTCGGACCTCATCTCTCAGCTCCCTATCATGTAATGACACTAAATCTCTGGGTGAAATATTATCTCACAGTCCTTATTCTCTTTGATCGTTCCATCTTGTCTCCATAGACAGTGttaagaatttgttttcttattgtctttgttttttttcttacagtcAGGTCAAGAAAGGAGGACTTTCAAAGTATTATAAAGGCAAATCTCAATCATTCACATCTCTAGCAAATGTCACAAGTCTACAGGATCTTGTGAAGAGAGGATCAAGAACGAAGTCATGCTGCAAAAGGGATTATTTCTATGGACCAAAGGCAACAATCTCCATGAAAGCCACGAGAACATCctcaaaacattcaaattcaAGATTAACCTTTAAACCATTTCATGATTCACCCAAATCAGTTCAATGACATGACAAAACAACCTTCTGGGTTCAGTTTAACATTGTATTCATTTGTATACAAGTTTGCCCCAAGCTAAATGAGAACAGAGAGAATTTAGGGCCAAATAACGCCTTTTACACTAATTGTGCAGAAAAATTGTCAAAAcgaattaaaaacattttccttTGGGTCGTTTACTTGTGATGTGATCAAATCTTGTAAACCGGAGTGATTCCAAGAAGGTGGAAGCATTTCCGCATGACTATGGCCGTTGCTTCACAAAGTAGGAGACGGCTTGTCTCCTCTGGTGAACCATTGACCTGTAAAAGATCATGTTTTAAGTGAGATCAACATTATAGTGGTTGATTATGCAGCTATGCAGTCTAATATCACAATATCAAATGAGAAATGTAGAGTCTTGTGAATTGCACACCTGACAATTGGAGTAGAATCTGGTAAAGTGTTCAGATAAATTGTAGAGGTACTCGCACAGAACACTCGGTAATAAGTTGGTACAAGCTTCCTCCACCGTCTGCAAATTGTTCACACATGAGTTTCAAGTTCATCTTGTTGCCGAGAAAAAGAAGCCAAATATGAAAGAAGTATCTAAAGAGAGCATGTGTTACCTCAGCAAATCGAAGCAAGTGAAGCCCCAGTGCTCGTTCATCTGCATGATCCAATGCTAATTTTCCTGTCTGCAATGAATAAGATGTTGAAACATAAGAATTACTCTTTATTGTACTGCGTATGGTAGGAACTAATAACAGACTTCGTAGGTGTTCGACGATCCATATCTTATGAAAATGTGAAAGATAGCACAACCAAGAAActaaaaaggacaaaaaggCCCAGGGTGTATACAAAATGAATCTTGAGactccaaaaaattaaatgctCACTATAGACACTGGCATTAACTTAAAAGTTTAAACACTTCTGAAAATTGTTTAAGCTTTCAATTTCAAACTAAATAGTTTATAACGTCGCATTTCCTTGATAGAGACAATGGGAAAGTTTCAGGGGCAGCCAAGAGgaacaaagaataaaattCAGCGATTCATGTTCATGCAGCTAAAGTACCTTTTTCAGCTCATCTATGTCTTTGCCAGACTTTCTGATGATTGAACAGATCCGAGCATGGGCGTAAAGAAGGTAAACGGCTGTATTTCCCTGCTCATGACATATGATCAATAAGGTTGTGTAGGTGACTGCAAAATGCAAATTTGTAAACTAGGTGGCAAATTTCAGTACCTTGTCATTAAGCATTTGATCAAAGCTGAAAGTATAATTTGTTAATCTGTTGTTCTTCAGGTCAGCATACCTTGAAagaatattaaacaaaaccgCACATTAGCTTGTAGCCATGAATATAAACCAACTGTCAAAACATCTGGCAAATCATTCATCATAATTGAGCAGCCTTAATTATAAAACGTCACCGAAAACCGGAAGATACTGAATAGAATTCACTATTATCAGCAGTAGAATAGAGATGATACTTACTTGACCGCACCATATCCAACTGCCTCAGCTGTTTGGTCCAGTTCTTCCGGTGTCCATTCTTTGTCCTTAcctaaacagagaaaaaacatGTAAGGATTAATAGACCAAATAATAACTCAACAAGTGATGGTTCAACATTTCAAAACGTAGAGAGTTTTAAGACAAAGTTAGATACCGCGCTCAATAAGGGCAAGTTTACTGCGAGTCTTGGCCTCATCTAGCAAATCAACTAGGCGGACTACATCTGTTGCCCGAGTTCTAAATCGCTTGCCATCTTCCCCAAGGACGAGACCAAAACCAACATGGTTAACTCTAGGGTAAGTTTTATCATTGTCTGGAAGCCAACCTGCTTTTCTGGCAGCCTAATTCACAGTAACATGATAACCACAGTTACGACTGACAGTTTCAgtcaatagaaaatatttcacaagacgtcaaaaacaataaaatattcatCAAACCTACTTTGAAGAACATATTAAAGTGCTGCTGCTGGCCAACATCGGTCACATATATGATCCACTCAGCTTTCTCTTCATTGAGCCGGTACCTGGGCCAGGCAAAATTTAGCACCAGCAGACAATCCATTGAACAATATGCAAGTTCAGATCAAACTTCAGTAAGTACAGACACGGAAAGTCATAACATGTGAGATCTATTTTCAAAAGATCACTACTAAAATCCGGATTTCATGAAATAACTAACGTAAAGATAACCCACCAAAGAGCAGTCAGATCTGTTGAGGCATAGTTAAAACCACCATCACTCTTTACAACCATGAGTGGGATGTCGAAGCCTTCAAGGAAAATCACACGAGCACCTTCACTTTCTTCAACCAACCCCTTGCTATTCAATTCCTCAATTACTTTAGCAATATGAGGGTTGTAAAAGCTTTCTCCCTGTCATGAATTAAATCAATGCATTTTTCATTACCCATCCATGTATCTCTTTTTCCATTATATCTCAAATAATGTTGTACAGGTCCAGCTATTACTTTACCTTTTCTTCAAGCTCAACTCGAAGGCGTTGGTAAACCTTGGCAAACTCAGTTCGGCTGATGTCACAGATCTTAGCCCAAGCCTTACGGTAAACAGGATCACCACCCTGCGCCATAGAAAGGAATATATTAAGACTTGTGAGTAATTTAGATCTTGCAACCAAAGGCAGCTGCAAATTGAGACACTGCAAAACAGAATAACACACTAGTGATTATTTACCTGTAGACGGACCACAGCCTGTTGTGCTTTTTCCTTAAAGGCCTCGTCCAGatcaaatttatgttttgatgcCTTGTAAAACACCTATCAAACGACATCTCTAAGGTTAGAAACTATATTGCTTTGGTTCTTCACATGCAAGCATATTATGCCAATATTGCTACATAATAAAACTGTAAAGCTTGAGAGGGCATATTATAGAAGGCAGCTGACCTGAAGATCTCCAATTGCTGTCTCGGTCACACTATCTGTATCAGGAAATTTCTCAAAGAGGTACTCAATTAGCATGCCAAACTGCAGAATAAAAGCAGCTTTTATTTCGCTGATAAATATTGGAACacaacaattacaaaaaaagaaccaagGTCAAAAAACCATTTGAAGAGCAGAAAAGTAGCTACCTGTGTTCCCCAGTCACCAACATGGTTTCTGCGTAGAACTTCAACATGTGAGTACTCGAGCATGCGAGCTAGAGTGTCACCAATGATAGTTGATCTTAGATGACCAACATGCATTTCTTTTGCAATGTTGGGAGAGGAAAAATCAACTACAGCTCTCTTAACCGAAAGAGTAGGTGCCCATGTGTCAACTCCATCGATGAGCATATTTTCAATACTCTGcaaatagattaaaaaacaattatgctAAACACACATTTTATTTACATGAGCACTAGAAAAGGACTACACAATTACAACAGGAGCACCTTAGCCATCCACTTAGCTGATAGTACAACATTAATAAAGCCAGGTCCAGCTACAGAGCATGATTCTACCATCTCAGAAGTAGGGAGACTCTTAACAAGGGCCTATGTGAAAAAAGGATCAGAATAAAAGTTAAAGAACATACCAAAAGCCACGAAATTATAAAGACCAAACAAACGAACCTGTCCAACAGCTGGAGGACCCTTGAACTGAGTACCCTTTCCTTTAATTATGGACCATAGTCCCATTGCGTTGTTACTGCAGACAACAATATGATGTAAGAATATAATTtgacaaagagaaaacaacTTAATTAGAACTATAATTTCACTGAACCAAGTGAGAGGGGGAGCACCATTGGTAATCTCCAAATTTTCCAAGAGCGGAGGCAGCCACCAAGGGCTCAACACTAGGTTCATCAGGAACCGTTAATTTTAGAGAAACATCAAAGAGCTTCGCGAGTTGACGTTTCAGATTTCCCGTAAATTCTTCATTctgtcaaaaagaaattagTCATGAAACAGGGAAATAAGAATGTTATAAACTTTCTCctggattttaaaaaaaaactgctgACTTACAGCTGCCATTGCTACCACGGACTTAGCTCTGGATGAGAAAGCAAATCTCCAAGCCGTTGCTCTCAATTTTTCTGTCTAGGTTACAAAACCCCAAAGCGAAATCAGTACATCCAAAttgcaattaaaaaaaacaaacaatgaaactttgaTTGTAAGCAGTAGATTGCTCTTCTTTATTGGAGTTACATCAAATCATTGATACAGTGCACACAAACCGTGttgaaatataaacaaaaatgaacaCTTACCCTCTTCAGCATTTCTATAGAAACTAAAACGAAAACCACGCAAACACAATATCATTTCGCAAAGTTCCAacagttagaaaaaaaatgagcTTAGCCAAGAATAAGAATCTAATCTCAACAAATGGGGAGAATGTAGTCGAGCAGAGATAAACCACAAgtagagagaaaaatggagaTAAGAAGAGCTCGGAGAGAGGATTTTACcagttggagaagaagaagagaaataagcAAAGTGATGATGGGAACGAGAAAAACGATTCAAGGAGAAGAGACAAGACGGCGGTGGTGTTGCTGTGACCGGAAAGAGGGTTAGGCTTATTATTGCCATTTCCAATtttctgtctctctctttaatttgtttccctttttttatttttttattttatcttctttttttttttaattgttcaGGTAATTTTCGTGTTGGGCCGAAAAAATATTAGGCCCATTATGCCATTAGGTTACTGTGTTTATTAATGCGATCCGATTCGTTGAACATTTAGGCTAAAGTTGAACAAATCAACGGCGAATTTGAGGAagattaaataaataagaagGGATGGAGAATCATACCACGGTGGTAAAAGTCAGATGATCGGCGGAGAAACGGAGCTTTGTCGTTAAAgtttctcttctgttttcGTCTTTTGGGAAAATGAAcatatgatgatgaattttaagggttcttttgattatttatttcctTGTTAATTCGTTGAATATGTCTCTTAACCACCGGGGTAATAGACATTTTGATCGACCCGAACCTGCAAACTTAATTAAACCGGGCTGGACTATTCGGATAGACCAACTAAAGCGCGGTTTACGTCAAATTGGCTATTCAGAATCTGGTTTTCGTCTGAACAGATGAAGCAAATATACTCTCAGAATCAAGCTTATATTATTGATACTGAAGAGGCAACTGCATATAGATGCAAGATAAACACCAAGTGACATTAAGGTAAGAAAGTAGCACCTGAAGGATTAGACCTTTACTTTCATCATCAGCAAGAGGAGATGAGGAAAAACTCATCACTGACTCAAGGATGGAGTTTCTAATGTAAATTTGAGCATCGTCTTCTAATATCAGTTGATCTACCTTTTTCCCTCTGGATGACTCAAAATCGTCTGGATAAGCGAGAATATATAGGAAAGTCCTTGCTTTCCATGTTGAAGCTTTCATGCCTCAAGAAGCTCAGCAAAGTTGGGTGAGCTCTGGACATAAATCTGAAAAGTACGACCAACACAACACTGTCCGTTGATACGGTTGAAGGACACGGCGGTAGTGTTTGAAGGCATTAATAGGTGTTGGGCcgaaaaattaataaatcataaaaattaacCTTTATGATTCTGAAATCTTTGTACACAACGGAAGTCTTCTTCATATAGAACTTGTGACAATCGACACAAGTCTCAGAAGCTCCGAGATTATGAGAACTGGAATAATAATAGCAATAGCTTCATAAACACTAAACCCCTAATCTTTCTATCAAACGTTTCTCAACATATCCGATGTATCCTCCATAGGAGAAGTATTAAACGACTACGCAATAGTTTCATTTGTTGTCCCTGTAATGAGCGAAAGCAAGAAGAGGACTAACGTGAGCAAAGCCCATATCAACAACAATGAACAGAGTAATGAATCAAAGAGTTGACTTAATAATACCTCTTAACAAAAGAGTCATCCTCAGTGTTTATCACAATCTTTTCACCTGCCTCGAGATAAGATGGTACCTGAGGTATTCAAGGTGGAACCAAGAGTTATTTTGGTATTTAGATGAACCAGACTAGTTCCTGTTACATGAAATTTGAAGATCAAACAATACTAATAGCTCCAACTTCCTAGAACGACATCTTACCTGAATAGTGGAACCATTATCCAGGAGAGCTCTCTTGTACCTGCATTTTAAGAAATAAGGCGTTTTCTCATAACTTATAAACGATTGATTCATGGtgttaaggaaacaaaatggTACATGTGTTAAACAAAATGGTACATGTGTTAATCAATAATATGTTAAACGCTTATACCGTATAGAGAAAAAGCGTTCCTGACTTTTGAGAAAAAGGACATACCGAGGAGCTGATGTTAGGCCTTTCATTGGAAGTTGTGTTTCTACAACTGTGCATGTGATATGCTTAGGGATAGATGCAGATAAAGCTCTTCCATCATACAGCTGCAACTGAACTTTCATTTCCTCTGTCAATCACGAGGAAAGAAGGGACAAAGAGATACATGACAAATATGTTAGTATTTCTAGCACATGCACTCAACTTGCTCAACAATGACTGTCTGCACTCAAGAGTATCCATATTGTTGTTGAGACAACCATCAACAAAGGAAATAAGTATGACATGCACCACGAAAGATATCATCTTGCTACCAACCTTTTAAATATACAGCAGCTTTTCCAAATATGTCCAATGGCACTTCAACTTGCTCAAACGTATTAGGCCTGTTGGATTTACATAATCAAGGAAATCAACTTTAGCAACACAAGATCCTACAGTGTTTAAGTTGATATAAAACAGGTAATGagattacacaaaaaaatatggacTCACTCAATCAGATATGCAGTATCTCCCTCTGCATACAAACACGTGAAAGATTTctcttcaacaaaaacttcTGCAGTAAATTGATGCAATCAAtcaatatcacaaaaaaagtaatcGACCTATCCTACGATGCTAATACCAAAATGGTTAgagaacccaaaaaaaacaacttttagTAGGTAACTGATGAATTAACACTAAGCTATGGAATAAGCAACATACTCTC includes:
- a CDS encoding elongation factor P (EF-P) family protein (elongation factor P (EF-P) family protein; FUNCTIONS IN: translation elongation factor activity; INVOLVED IN: translational elongation; EXPRESSED IN: 22 plant structures; EXPRESSED DURING: 13 growth stages; CONTAINS InterPro DOMAIN/s: Translation protein SH3-like (InterPro:IPR008991), Nucleic acid-binding, OB-fold (InterPro:IPR012340), Nucleic acid-binding, OB-fold-like (InterPro:IPR016027), Translation elongation factor P/YeiP, central (InterPro:IPR001059), Translation elongation factor, KOW-like (InterPro:IPR013185), Translation protein SH3-like, subgroup (InterPro:IPR014722); BEST Arabidopsis thaliana protein match is: elongation factor P (EF-P) family protein (TAIR:AT3G08740.1).), whose protein sequence is MRGLHHFKRISISRSLFSFSNATSPGAVTTRRSLYSLSRSLLSSTPYAAGGCCRETPPLHSPWSALQRRGVKVNAIQLRAGNVIERTGRTFRVVEAEHKQQGRGGASIQVELRDVDTGNKLNLRFGSEESVEKVFVEEKSFTCLYAEGDTAYLIEPNTFEQVEVPLDIFGKAAVYLKEEMKVQLQLYDGRALSASIPKHITCTVVETQLPMKGLTSAPRYKRALLDNGSTIQSGSSKYQNNSWFHLEYLRYHLISRQVKRL